Proteins from a genomic interval of Pseudomonas versuta:
- a CDS encoding carbon-nitrogen hydrolase family protein — translation MSLAVIQMVSQSDVLANLAQARRLLEQAAERGAQLAVLPENFVAMGRRDVVDIGRAEAMGQGPILPWLKQTARDLNLWIVAGTLPLPPEGQPNAKVNACSLLINADGEQAARYDKLHLFDVDVSDSRGRYRESDDYAPGTRVVVADTPVGKLGLSVCYDLRFPELYSELRAAGAELISAPSAFTAVTGEAHWDVLIRARAIETQCYLLAAAQGGEHPGPRETWGHAAIIDPWGRVLAEQAKGEGVLLAERDSVEQAAIRARMPVVNHRRFFSQGAQKQV, via the coding sequence ATGTCGCTTGCAGTGATTCAAATGGTCAGTCAGAGCGACGTGCTGGCCAATCTGGCCCAGGCCCGGCGTTTGCTGGAGCAGGCCGCAGAGCGCGGTGCGCAGCTGGCCGTACTGCCGGAAAATTTCGTGGCGATGGGCCGGCGTGATGTCGTCGATATCGGTCGCGCCGAGGCCATGGGGCAGGGGCCGATCCTGCCATGGTTGAAACAGACTGCTCGTGACCTCAACTTATGGATAGTGGCAGGCACTTTACCGCTGCCGCCCGAGGGGCAACCAAACGCCAAGGTCAACGCCTGTTCATTGTTGATCAATGCCGATGGCGAGCAGGCAGCGCGGTACGACAAACTGCACCTGTTTGATGTGGACGTGTCTGACAGTCGTGGTCGTTACCGTGAATCCGATGACTATGCGCCGGGCACCCGGGTAGTAGTAGCCGATACCCCGGTAGGCAAACTGGGCCTCAGCGTCTGTTACGACCTGCGTTTTCCGGAGCTGTATAGCGAGTTAAGGGCAGCTGGCGCTGAGTTGATTAGCGCGCCGTCGGCTTTTACCGCGGTTACCGGCGAGGCGCACTGGGATGTACTGATTCGTGCGCGGGCTATAGAAACTCAATGCTACCTGTTGGCCGCAGCCCAGGGTGGGGAACATCCCGGGCCGCGTGAAACCTGGGGGCATGCCGCAATAATCGACCCTTGGGGGCGGGTGCTGGCAGAGCAGGCCAAAGGCGAAGGGGTGTTACTGGCCGAGCGTGACAGCGTAGAACAAGCGGCCATCAGGGCCCGCATGCCGGTGGTGAACCATCGGCGTTTTTTTTCGCAGGGTGCACAGAAGCAAGTTTAG
- the rng gene encoding ribonuclease G, which translates to MSEEILINITPMESRVAVVENGVLQEVHVERTQRRGIVGNIYKGKVVRVLPGMQAAFVDIGLDRAAFIHASEISLREGQAVESISALVHEGQSLVVQVTKDPIASKGARLTTQLSIPSRYLVYMPRTAHVGISLKIEDEAERDRLKQVVSDCVAKEGIKEAGGFILRTAAEGAGAEEILMDIRYLRRLWDQIGSQIKTVGAPSVIYEDLGLALRTLRDLVSPKIEKIRIDSRETFQRTTQFVAELMPEIADRLEHYPGERPIFDLYGVEDEIQKALDRKVPLKSGGYLVVDPAEAMTTIDVNTGAFVGHRNLEETIFKTNLEAATAIARQLRLRNLGGIIIIDFIDMEDEEHQRQVLRTLEKQLERDHAKTNIIGITELGLVQMTRKRTRESLEQVLCEPCVCCQGRGKLKTAETICYEIFREILREARAYQAVGYRVLANQKVVDRLLDEESGNVAELEGFIGRTIRFQVETMYSQEQYDVVLL; encoded by the coding sequence ATGAGTGAAGAGATCCTGATCAACATCACGCCGATGGAATCGCGCGTGGCGGTGGTAGAGAACGGTGTTCTGCAAGAGGTGCATGTCGAGCGTACCCAGCGCCGGGGCATTGTCGGCAATATTTATAAAGGCAAGGTGGTCAGGGTTTTACCCGGCATGCAGGCTGCCTTTGTCGATATCGGTCTGGACCGTGCGGCATTCATTCACGCCTCCGAGATTTCCCTGCGCGAAGGCCAGGCCGTAGAAAGCATCAGTGCGCTGGTGCATGAAGGCCAAAGCCTGGTGGTGCAAGTCACCAAAGACCCGATTGCCTCCAAGGGCGCACGCCTCACCACTCAACTATCGATCCCTTCGCGCTATCTGGTGTACATGCCACGTACCGCGCATGTAGGCATTTCGTTGAAAATCGAAGACGAAGCCGAGCGTGACCGCCTCAAGCAGGTGGTCAGCGATTGCGTGGCCAAAGAGGGGATCAAGGAAGCCGGTGGCTTCATTCTGCGTACGGCGGCCGAGGGTGCCGGGGCCGAAGAAATCCTCATGGACATCCGTTACCTGCGGCGCCTGTGGGACCAGATTGGCTCGCAGATCAAAACCGTCGGCGCCCCGAGCGTGATCTATGAGGACCTGGGGCTGGCGTTGCGCACATTGCGTGACCTGGTCAGCCCCAAGATCGAAAAAATCCGCATCGATTCACGTGAAACCTTTCAACGGACCACGCAGTTTGTTGCCGAACTGATGCCGGAAATTGCGGATCGCCTTGAGCACTACCCGGGCGAGCGGCCGATTTTTGATCTCTATGGTGTCGAAGACGAGATCCAGAAAGCGCTGGATCGCAAGGTGCCGCTCAAGTCCGGTGGTTATCTGGTGGTTGATCCGGCGGAAGCCATGACCACTATCGACGTTAACACCGGCGCATTTGTGGGGCACCGCAACCTCGAAGAAACCATCTTCAAGACCAACCTCGAAGCCGCCACCGCCATCGCCCGGCAACTGCGCCTGCGCAACCTGGGCGGGATCATCATCATCGATTTCATCGACATGGAAGATGAAGAGCACCAGCGTCAGGTCTTGCGCACCCTCGAAAAACAACTTGAGCGTGATCACGCCAAGACCAACATCATCGGTATCACTGAGCTGGGCCTGGTGCAGATGACCCGCAAGCGCACCCGCGAGAGCCTGGAGCAGGTGCTGTGTGAGCCCTGCGTATGCTGTCAGGGCCGTGGCAAGCTGAAAACTGCGGAAACCATCTGCTACGAGATTTTCCGTGAAATTCTCCGGGAAGCACGCGCTTACCAGGCTGTTGGCTATCGTGTATTGGCTAATCAGAAAGTTGTCGATCGCTTGCTGGACGAAGAGTCGGGCAACGTCGCCGAACTGGAAGGATTTATCGGGCGTACGATCCGCTTTCAAGTCGAAACAATGTATTCCCAGGAACAATACGACGTGGTGCTGCTCTGA
- a CDS encoding Maf family protein, whose protein sequence is MLSLYLASGSPRRRELLTQIGVSFNTISAAIDETPFANESPVAYVERLALEKARAGFDRLLKSILGSTFCVLGADTAVVLDGRILGKPVDEVDALAMLMALSGREHEVLTAVALIDAERSETRVVRSRVSFRNISKQEACLYWASGEPQDKAGGYAIQGLAAVFVAGLNGSYSGVVGLPVCETAELLGHFGIPCWQNLNVR, encoded by the coding sequence ATGCTTTCGCTTTATCTGGCTTCTGGTTCGCCACGTCGACGCGAGTTGCTGACTCAAATCGGCGTGTCGTTCAATACAATCAGTGCCGCCATTGACGAAACCCCTTTTGCAAACGAATCCCCTGTGGCCTATGTCGAGCGCCTGGCGCTGGAAAAGGCCCGGGCGGGATTTGATCGGCTGCTCAAATCGATACTCGGCAGCACATTTTGCGTGCTGGGTGCTGACACGGCCGTCGTGCTTGATGGTCGCATTCTTGGCAAGCCAGTCGACGAGGTGGATGCCTTGGCTATGCTCATGGCGTTATCTGGCCGCGAGCATGAAGTACTGACTGCCGTGGCGCTTATTGATGCCGAGCGCAGTGAAACTCGCGTCGTGAGAAGCCGGGTCAGCTTTCGAAACATCAGTAAACAAGAAGCCTGCCTGTATTGGGCCAGCGGTGAACCTCAGGACAAAGCAGGTGGTTACGCCATTCAGGGGCTGGCCGCAGTGTTCGTTGCAGGCCTTAATGGCAGTTATTCGGGCGTGGTGGGGTTACCTGTATGCGAAACCGCAGAACTGCTGGGGCATTTCGGCATACCCTGTTGGCAAAACCTTAACGTGCGCTGA
- the mreD gene encoding rod shape-determining protein MreD has product MASTRSNNGWMIWLTFAIGLLLSISPMPQFMEILRPLWLALLLAFWALYMPHKVGMVTAWCLGLAEDVLYGTLLGQNALILTLITFLVLSLQQRLRMFPMWQQSLVILVIFGLAQLAQLWLSALTGNRQPTLALILPALVSALLWPWVSYGLRGLRRRFKIN; this is encoded by the coding sequence ATGGCGAGTACCCGTTCGAATAATGGCTGGATGATCTGGCTAACGTTCGCCATCGGCCTGTTACTCAGCATTTCGCCGATGCCGCAGTTCATGGAAATCCTGCGTCCGCTCTGGCTGGCCTTGTTACTGGCTTTCTGGGCGCTCTACATGCCGCATAAGGTGGGCATGGTCACGGCATGGTGCCTGGGGCTGGCCGAAGATGTGCTGTACGGCACGTTACTGGGGCAGAACGCATTAATTCTGACCCTCATTACGTTCCTGGTGCTGTCGCTGCAGCAGCGTCTGCGGATGTTCCCCATGTGGCAGCAAAGCTTGGTGATTCTGGTGATCTTCGGTCTCGCTCAGCTGGCTCAGTTGTGGCTAAGTGCTTTGACCGGCAACCGACAACCAACCCTGGCGCTGATACTGCCTGCGCTAGTCAGCGCACTGCTTTGGCCTTGGGTCAGTTACGGTCTGCGCGGGTTGCGCAGACGTTTTAAAATCAATTAA
- the mreC gene encoding rod shape-determining protein MreC, with amino-acid sequence MGVRLLVLVVLSVALMVVDARFTLLKPVRSQMSLVLMQSYWITDFPQRLWQGVASQFGSRTELVADNEKLKTENLLLQGRMQKLASLTEQNVRLRELLNSSALVNEKVEVAELIGMDPNPFTHRIIINKGERDGVVLGQPVLDARGLMGQVVELMPYTSRVLLLTDTTHSIPVQVNRNGLRAIASGTGNPERLELRHVADTADIKVGDLLVSSGLGQRFPAGYPVATVKEVIHDSGQPFAIVRAVPTAALNRSRYLLLVFSDSRTPEERANDAAKAQEAEQNGEAPPVIPATVPKPVVPAVAPAPAPVATPVPAASHSGAVKKPAPAPTPAAANPPAAAPATTRERQ; translated from the coding sequence TTGGGCGTGCGCTTGTTGGTGCTGGTCGTGCTATCGGTCGCGCTAATGGTAGTGGATGCCCGCTTCACATTGCTCAAGCCCGTGCGCAGTCAAATGTCGCTGGTGCTGATGCAGTCCTATTGGATTACCGATTTTCCGCAGCGCTTGTGGCAGGGTGTGGCCAGTCAATTCGGCAGCCGTACCGAGCTGGTCGCGGATAACGAAAAACTCAAAACCGAAAACCTTCTGCTTCAGGGCCGCATGCAAAAGCTGGCCTCCCTGACCGAGCAGAACGTTCGCCTGCGCGAGTTGTTGAACTCTTCTGCGCTGGTGAACGAGAAGGTTGAAGTGGCCGAGTTGATCGGCATGGACCCGAACCCCTTTACCCATCGCATCATCATCAACAAGGGTGAACGCGACGGCGTAGTGCTGGGGCAGCCGGTGCTCGATGCTCGAGGCCTGATGGGGCAAGTGGTTGAGCTGATGCCCTATACCTCACGGGTTTTGTTGCTGACCGATACCACCCATAGTATTCCGGTGCAGGTAAACCGTAACGGTTTGCGCGCCATTGCCAGCGGTACGGGTAATCCCGAGCGTCTGGAATTGCGCCATGTGGCCGACACCGCGGATATCAAGGTGGGTGACTTGCTGGTCAGCTCGGGCCTGGGCCAGCGTTTCCCGGCCGGGTATCCAGTGGCAACCGTCAAAGAAGTGATTCATGACTCGGGTCAGCCGTTCGCCATTGTGCGTGCCGTTCCGACAGCCGCCTTGAACCGCAGTCGCTATTTACTGCTGGTATTCAGCGACAGCCGCACCCCGGAAGAGCGCGCCAACGATGCAGCCAAGGCCCAGGAGGCCGAGCAGAACGGTGAAGCACCTCCGGTCATTCCGGCAACTGTGCCCAAACCGGTAGTGCCTGCGGTTGCACCTGCACCTGCACCGGTTGCTACTCCGGTCCCGGCTGCCAGCCATTCCGGTGCGGTGAAAAAACCTGCTCCAGCGCCAACCCCCGCCGCAGCCAACCCGCCAGCAGCTGCGCCGGCCACGACTCGGGAGAGGCAATAA
- the mreB gene encoding rod shape-determining protein MreB yields MFKKLRGMFSSDLSIDLGTANTLIYVRERGIVLNEPSVVAIRTHGNQKSVVAVGTEAKRMLGRTPGNIAAIRPMKDGVIADFSVCEKMLQYFINKVHENSFLQPSPRVLICVPCKSTQVERRAIRESALGAGAREVFLIEEPMAAAIGAGLPVEEARGSMVVDIGGGTTEIALISLNGVVYAESVRVGGDRFDEAIITYVRRNYGSLIGESTAERIKTEIGTAFPGGEVREVDVRGRNLAEGVPRAFTLNSNEVLEALQESLATIVQAVKSALEQSPPELASDIAERGLVLTGGGALLRDLDKLLAQETGLPVIVAEDPLTCVARGGGRALEMMDKHTMDLLSSE; encoded by the coding sequence ATGTTCAAGAAACTGCGTGGCATGTTTTCCAGCGATCTTTCCATCGACCTGGGCACTGCCAACACCCTTATTTACGTGCGTGAGCGCGGTATTGTCCTGAATGAGCCGTCGGTTGTGGCAATTCGGACGCACGGTAATCAGAAAAGTGTCGTTGCCGTCGGCACCGAGGCCAAGCGCATGCTCGGCCGTACACCGGGCAACATTGCAGCCATTCGTCCGATGAAAGATGGCGTTATCGCCGACTTCAGCGTTTGCGAAAAAATGCTGCAGTATTTTATCAACAAGGTGCATGAAAACAGTTTTCTGCAACCAAGCCCGCGGGTCCTGATTTGCGTTCCTTGCAAATCGACTCAGGTAGAGCGTCGCGCCATTCGTGAGTCGGCACTTGGTGCCGGTGCCCGTGAAGTGTTCCTCATCGAAGAGCCAATGGCTGCTGCCATCGGTGCCGGCTTGCCGGTTGAGGAAGCGCGCGGTTCGATGGTTGTCGATATCGGTGGCGGTACCACTGAAATCGCGCTGATCTCCCTGAACGGTGTGGTTTACGCCGAATCCGTGCGGGTTGGTGGCGACCGTTTCGACGAAGCGATCATCACATATGTGCGTCGTAACTACGGCAGCCTCATTGGCGAGTCGACGGCCGAGCGCATCAAGACCGAAATCGGTACGGCTTTCCCGGGCGGTGAAGTGCGTGAAGTCGACGTGCGTGGCCGTAACCTGGCAGAAGGTGTGCCACGTGCCTTCACCCTGAACTCCAATGAAGTGCTTGAGGCTCTGCAAGAGTCCCTGGCAACCATCGTTCAGGCTGTGAAAAGTGCGCTGGAGCAGTCTCCGCCAGAGCTGGCTTCGGACATCGCCGAGCGCGGTCTGGTGCTGACCGGTGGTGGCGCCTTGTTGCGTGACCTCGACAAGTTGCTGGCCCAGGAAACTGGCCTGCCGGTAATTGTTGCCGAAGACCCGCTGACCTGTGTTGCGCGTGGCGGTGGCCGTGCGCTGGAAATGATGGATAAACACACGATGGACTTGCTCTCCAGCGAATAA
- the gatC gene encoding Asp-tRNA(Asn)/Glu-tRNA(Gln) amidotransferase subunit GatC codes for MALERSDVEKIAHLARLGLNDADIPRTTEALNSILGLIDQMQAVDTTGIEPLAHPLEASQRLRADVVTESNHREAYQSIAPAVENGLYLVPKVIE; via the coding sequence ATGGCGCTTGAACGCTCCGACGTGGAAAAAATCGCTCATTTGGCCCGCCTGGGTCTCAATGATGCCGATATCCCACGCACCACCGAAGCCCTTAATAGCATTCTGGGGCTGATTGATCAGATGCAGGCTGTCGACACCACCGGTATCGAGCCTCTGGCCCACCCCCTGGAAGCCAGCCAGCGCCTGCGCGCAGACGTCGTGACTGAAAGTAATCATCGCGAGGCTTACCAGTCCATCGCACCAGCGGTCGAAAACGGCCTTTATCTGGTTCCGAAAGTCATCGAGTAA
- the gatA gene encoding Asp-tRNA(Asn)/Glu-tRNA(Gln) amidotransferase subunit GatA: protein MHQLTLAEIARGLADKKFSSEELTKTLLARIAQLDPQLNSFITLTEDLALEQAKAADARRANGETGALLGAPIGHKDLFCTLGVRTSCGSKMLDNFKAPYDATVVAKLAAAGAVTLGKTNMDEFAMGSANESSYYGAVKNPWNLEHVPGGSSGGSAAAVAARLLPAATGTDTGGSIRQPAALTNLTGLKPTYGRVSRWGMIAYASSLDQGGPLARTAEDCAILLQGMAGFDPQDSTSIDEPVPDYSASLNGSLQGLRIGVPKEYFSEGLDPRIAQLIHTSIQELEKLGAVIKHISLPNMQHAIPAYYVIAPAEASSNLSRFDGVRFGHRCEDPKDLTDLYKRSRAEGFGPEVQRRILVGAYALSAGYYDAYYLQAQKIRRLIKNDFMTAFNEVDIILGPTTPNPAWKIGAKNSDPVSAYLEDVYTITANLAGLPGLSMPAGFVDGLPVGVQLLAPYFQEGRLLNVAHQYQLNTDWHLRSPAGF, encoded by the coding sequence ATGCATCAATTGACTCTGGCCGAGATCGCCCGCGGACTCGCCGATAAAAAGTTTTCTTCCGAAGAGCTGACCAAGACCTTGCTGGCGCGTATCGCCCAGCTCGATCCTCAGCTCAACAGCTTCATCACCCTCACCGAAGACCTCGCCCTGGAGCAGGCCAAGGCCGCTGACGCACGTCGCGCCAACGGTGAAACCGGCGCATTGCTGGGCGCACCGATCGGTCACAAAGACCTGTTCTGTACCCTGGGCGTGCGCACCAGCTGCGGCTCGAAGATGCTCGACAACTTCAAGGCTCCGTATGACGCCACCGTGGTCGCCAAACTGGCCGCAGCAGGCGCCGTGACCCTGGGCAAGACCAACATGGACGAGTTCGCCATGGGGTCGGCCAACGAGTCGAGCTACTACGGCGCAGTGAAAAACCCGTGGAACCTGGAGCACGTGCCCGGCGGTTCGTCGGGTGGTTCGGCGGCGGCCGTTGCCGCTCGCCTGCTGCCTGCTGCAACCGGCACCGACACCGGCGGCTCGATCCGCCAGCCGGCGGCCCTGACCAACCTCACCGGCCTGAAACCGACCTACGGTCGTGTTTCGCGCTGGGGCATGATTGCGTACGCCTCCAGTCTTGACCAGGGCGGCCCGTTGGCTCGCACTGCAGAAGACTGCGCCATTCTGTTGCAAGGCATGGCCGGTTTCGATCCTCAAGACTCCACCAGCATCGACGAACCCGTGCCGGACTACAGCGCCAGCCTCAATGGCTCGCTGCAGGGCCTGCGTATCGGCGTGCCGAAAGAGTATTTCAGCGAAGGCCTGGACCCGCGTATCGCGCAGCTGATCCACACCAGCATCCAGGAGCTCGAAAAGCTGGGCGCCGTGATCAAGCACATCAGCCTGCCTAACATGCAGCACGCGATTCCTGCGTACTACGTGATCGCACCCGCCGAGGCCTCCTCCAACCTGTCGCGTTTTGACGGCGTGCGCTTTGGCCATCGCTGCGAAGACCCGAAAGACCTCACCGACCTGTACAAGCGCTCGCGCGCCGAGGGCTTTGGCCCCGAAGTACAGCGCCGGATCCTGGTAGGTGCCTACGCCCTGTCGGCTGGCTACTACGACGCTTACTACCTGCAAGCGCAAAAAATCCGTCGCCTGATCAAAAACGACTTCATGACCGCATTCAATGAAGTCGACATCATCCTCGGCCCGACCACACCTAACCCGGCCTGGAAAATCGGCGCTAAAAACAGCGACCCGGTTTCTGCCTATCTGGAAGACGTGTACACCATCACCGCCAACCTCGCGGGCCTGCCGGGCCTCTCGATGCCGGCCGGTTTTGTCGATGGCCTGCCGGTCGGCGTGCAGTTGCTTGCACCCTACTTCCAGGAAGGTCGCTTGCTCAACGTCGCGCATCAGTACCAGTTGAACACTGACTGGCACCTGCGCTCACCTGCCGGCTTCTGA
- the gatB gene encoding Asp-tRNA(Asn)/Glu-tRNA(Gln) amidotransferase subunit GatB codes for MQWEVVIGLEIHSQLATQSKIFSGSATTFGAEPNTQASLVDLGMPGVLPVLNQEAVRMAVMFGLAVDAEIVQHNVFARKNYFYPDLPKGYQISQMELPIVGKGHLDITLEDGTVKRVGITRAHLEEDAGKSLHEDFSGSTGIDLNRAGTPLLEIVSEPDMRSAKEAVAYVKAMHALVRYLGICDGNMAEGSLRCDCNVSIRPVGQAEFGTRCEIKNVNSFRFIEKAINSEVQRQIELIEDGGKVIQQTRLYDPNKDETRAMRSKEEANDYRYFPDPDLLPVVIEDSFIEDVRATLPELPPQKRERFQSQFGLSAYDASVLASSREQADYFEKVVSIAGDAKLAANWVMVELGSLLNKQSLDIDQSPVSAEQLGGMLLRITDNTISGKIAKVVFEAMANGEGSADEVIDKRGLKQVTDSGAIEKVLDEVLAANAEQVEQYRAADEAKRAKMFGFFVGQAMKASKGKANPQQVNELLKSKLEG; via the coding sequence ATGCAATGGGAAGTTGTGATCGGGCTGGAAATTCACTCCCAGCTCGCCACCCAATCGAAGATTTTCTCCGGTAGTGCCACCACCTTTGGTGCAGAACCGAACACCCAGGCCAGCCTGGTTGACCTGGGCATGCCTGGCGTATTGCCGGTGCTGAACCAGGAAGCCGTGCGCATGGCTGTTATGTTCGGCCTGGCCGTTGATGCTGAAATCGTTCAGCACAACGTGTTTGCCCGCAAAAACTACTTCTACCCCGACCTGCCCAAGGGCTACCAGATCAGCCAGATGGAGTTGCCGATCGTCGGCAAGGGCCACCTGGACATCACTCTGGAAGACGGCACCGTCAAACGTGTCGGCATCACGCGTGCGCACCTGGAAGAAGATGCCGGCAAAAGCCTGCATGAAGACTTCAGCGGTTCCACCGGCATTGACTTGAACCGTGCCGGTACGCCTCTGCTCGAGATCGTTTCCGAGCCGGACATGCGCAGTGCCAAAGAAGCAGTGGCCTACGTCAAGGCGATGCACGCGCTGGTGCGCTACCTGGGCATCTGCGACGGCAACATGGCCGAAGGCTCGCTGCGTTGCGACTGCAACGTGTCGATTCGCCCGGTTGGCCAGGCTGAGTTCGGTACCCGCTGCGAGATCAAGAACGTCAACTCGTTCCGCTTTATTGAAAAAGCGATCAACAGCGAAGTACAGCGCCAGATCGAGCTGATCGAAGATGGCGGCAAGGTTATTCAGCAAACTCGCCTGTATGACCCGAACAAGGACGAAACCCGCGCCATGCGCAGCAAAGAGGAAGCCAACGACTACCGTTACTTCCCCGATCCGGACCTGCTGCCGGTGGTGATCGAAGATTCGTTTATCGAAGACGTTCGCGCCACCCTGCCTGAACTGCCACCGCAAAAGCGCGAGCGCTTCCAGTCGCAATTCGGCCTCTCGGCCTACGACGCCAGCGTCCTCGCTTCGAGCCGTGAACAGGCCGACTACTTCGAGAAAGTGGTCAGCATTGCTGGTGACGCCAAACTGGCGGCCAACTGGGTCATGGTCGAGCTGGGCAGCCTGCTCAACAAGCAAAGCCTGGATATCGACCAGTCCCCGGTCAGCGCCGAGCAACTGGGTGGCATGCTGTTGCGCATCACCGACAACACTATCTCCGGCAAAATCGCCAAGGTCGTGTTTGAAGCGATGGCCAATGGCGAAGGCAGCGCAGACGAAGTGATCGACAAGCGCGGCCTCAAGCAAGTGACCGACAGCGGCGCAATTGAAAAGGTGCTGGACGAAGTGCTGGCAGCCAATGCCGAGCAAGTCGAACAATACCGCGCAGCTGATGAAGCCAAACGCGCCAAGATGTTCGGCTTCTTCGTGGGCCAGGCAATGAAAGCCTCCAAAGGCAAAGCCAATCCGCAACAAGTCAACGAACTGCTGAAAAGCAAACTCGAAGGCTAA
- a CDS encoding septal ring lytic transglycosylase RlpA family protein: MKRLLGACALLSLLAGCASHDVDPRGYDKTGIASYYGARHHGKRTASGEPFNQHALTAAHPGLPFGTRVLVTNLRNDESVVVRINDRGPHTRGRLIDLSREAAKQLDMLGSGTAKVRVQGLSD; the protein is encoded by the coding sequence ATGAAGCGGCTACTCGGCGCCTGCGCCCTGCTCAGCTTGCTCGCCGGCTGTGCCAGCCATGACGTAGACCCTCGGGGCTATGACAAAACCGGCATTGCCTCGTATTACGGCGCTCGCCACCACGGTAAACGGACTGCCAGCGGCGAACCCTTCAACCAGCATGCCCTCACAGCCGCCCACCCCGGGCTGCCATTCGGCACTCGAGTGCTGGTCACCAACCTTCGCAACGACGAGTCTGTGGTAGTACGCATCAATGATCGCGGACCGCATACTCGAGGCCGGCTGATCGATCTTTCACGCGAAGCCGCCAAACAGTTGGATATGCTGGGCAGCGGTACAGCCAAGGTCCGGGTTCAGGGCCTGAGCGACTAA
- a CDS encoding calcium/sodium antiporter, whose translation MLQLLCGLVLLIAGAELLVRCAMRIAANLKIRPLLIGLTVVALGSSAPQMTVSLQAAFNGTPDIAVGSVIGSNIFNILVTLGLSALIIPLRVSRQLVRLDIPLMILASGLVFALALNKQLDRLDGVILLCGLLIYFGLLLRQSRHSGHHHASHELPPTSSLHNGLLMLAALALLGLAGHLLLGAAVNIATELGLSERIIGLTIIAVSTSLPQLATSLIAALRGQREIAVGNVIGSNVFNLLGVLGLTALVAPQPLSVSPNALTFDLPVMLGVAALCLPVFYAGYRVTRGEGVLLLGLYLAYGLHVVSFTTGMPLAAKLEHLMLFYILPALLVFILFSTLRAWRRQH comes from the coding sequence CTGCTGCAACTGCTCTGCGGCCTGGTTTTACTGATTGCCGGCGCCGAATTGCTGGTGCGCTGCGCCATGCGTATCGCCGCCAACCTGAAGATTCGCCCATTGCTCATCGGCTTGACCGTGGTTGCGCTGGGCAGCAGTGCACCGCAAATGACGGTCAGCCTGCAAGCCGCGTTCAATGGCACCCCGGACATTGCCGTCGGCAGCGTCATCGGCAGCAATATCTTCAACATTCTGGTCACTCTCGGGCTCTCGGCGCTGATTATTCCGCTGCGCGTGTCACGCCAACTGGTGCGCCTGGATATTCCCCTGATGATCCTGGCCAGCGGCCTGGTGTTCGCCCTGGCACTGAACAAACAACTCGACCGCCTCGATGGCGTCATATTGTTGTGCGGCCTGCTGATCTATTTCGGCCTGCTGCTGCGCCAGTCACGCCACAGCGGCCATCATCACGCCAGCCACGAACTGCCCCCCACTTCAAGCCTGCACAATGGCTTACTGATGCTTGCGGCCCTGGCGTTGCTGGGGCTGGCCGGACACTTGCTGCTGGGGGCTGCGGTCAATATCGCCACAGAGCTGGGATTATCCGAGCGCATCATCGGCCTGACCATCATCGCCGTCAGCACCTCACTGCCACAGCTGGCCACGTCACTGATCGCCGCCTTGCGGGGCCAGCGCGAAATAGCCGTCGGCAACGTGATTGGCAGTAACGTCTTCAACCTGCTCGGTGTGCTTGGCCTTACGGCCCTTGTGGCACCGCAGCCGCTGTCCGTCTCGCCCAATGCGCTGACGTTCGACCTGCCGGTAATGCTGGGTGTCGCAGCACTGTGCCTGCCGGTGTTCTATGCCGGGTACCGCGTGACCCGCGGCGAAGGTGTGTTGCTTCTGGGGCTGTATCTGGCCTACGGCCTGCACGTAGTGTCATTCACTACCGGCATGCCCCTGGCCGCAAAGCTCGAACATCTGATGCTGTTTTATATCTTGCCGGCGCTGCTGGTGTTTATTCTGTTCAGTACCCTGCGTGCATGGCGTCGGCAACACTGA